From the genome of Methanoregula boonei 6A8:
CCGGGCAACCCGGTGCCTGCAACCGGGGCCTTCTTGATCCCGGAGCTTGCAAGACCATCGATCACGCCCCAGATCGCAACCGCAACCACTCCCTTGTAACTCTTGATTCCCCGATCCCTGGCACCGGCAAAGATCATCCGGTATATATCGGCAATGCTCACGCTCTTTCCCTCTTCGACAGAAAGCGCCAGGTACTCGTTGAACGGGCCGTCCAGGGTCACGTTATAGCCTGTGTACACCGGTACATCAGCCTCCGCATCGAGAGGTGTGAGAAAATCGGGGGTATTATTCCCATCGGTAGGCAGCCAGACCATGGAGCCGTAGAGCGTGATCATCTCACCAAGAAGCAGCATTGCATCCTTTTTGTCTGCCCCAAGCGCCCCGAGGCCCAGTGAGTACGTAATCTCGGAGAACTTCCTGGTTTTTATATCCGCCTCGGTGAGCTTAGCGTGCAGCACCTTTGAAAGATCGCCCGTGATCCGGAGCACGGGAGGGCTGGTCATCCAGCCGGGCTCGATGGTAAGGGAGATCCCTTCTTCCTCGATCTTTTTGTAAAAGATCTCGTTAAAGAGTGTCGGGTTCCTGCGTTTCTTGCGTATATCGTCAACCGCCGCATCCGTAGTCGGGAATATCTCAAGGATGGTCGAGAACCCTGCCATATCCAGCACTTTTTTTGGGTATTCCCCAACCGCAGCTAAGGCAAAGCGCCCGTTCCTGCGTTTCATCTCCTTTTTGAGCATGTTGAACGTGCGCAGCCCGCCGCTGGAAAGATACGTGGTTCCGGACAGGTCCAGTACCAGTTCCTTATCATCGTCATGCAGTGCGCCCTTGATCCATTCATCCAGCTGCTGGGCGCCAAACGCATCCAGCCGTCCGTTGATAAAGAAGACAAGCACGCCTTCTTTTCGTTCGCTCCTGGCTTCCATGGTTCTCCAGCCTTCTCTCCGTAATAATACTTCATGCACCCGGAGTTTATAATGTTCGTATCTCGTTTTTTTACGAGCGGCCTTTAAAAAAAGGATCAGGTGCCGGCCAGGTCAAAGACAAGAAGCGGGCGGCCTGCGGCATCGGAAACAAAAATCTGTCCGGACCGGAACCGGAGGCCGGATGCACGGGTAAGGTCGCTGAAGTAAAGCGAGGTGGCGTTTCCTGTCCCGGGATCATCGCAGGAACCGGATATAATGCTGCCATCAGAGATATGGATAGAGGTCGCATTCCGCACGTACTGGTAGGAATAGGCAGTGCAGCCGCTCATCCCCCTCAGGGTGCCGTCGCCCGGCAGGCCAAAGGAGATGTTGGATCCCGCCCCGTCTTTTACCGGGACCATGGTCCCCTGTGCATCTGCGTACGAAGAAAGCGTCCATTGTGTATCTGTCAGGTTAACCTCAATGGGATGGGTAATGCCCTGGACCTGGCCGTAGAGGATCATGAGAAGCAGGATACCGATCATTGCCATGACCGCCCAGAACCACGGGCCCATGGGTGCCGGTGGCAGGATCACCGGCTCTTCTTCCAGTTCTTCGAAAGCAGTCTCCTCATCGTCATCCATATCAGTACAACATGCCCTGCAGCACAATTAAGTGTTCGCGGATCCGCGTGCTGTGATTTGGAAGAAAGGAAAAGTGTCTGCTCGTTCCTTAGTTTTCCATGTCCCGGAGCACGTCAGCAAGTTGGGGCCGGGACCTCGAAAGCACATCGGTGGTTATCCTCCAGAGAATCCGGGGGCGGCTGGCAGGATCGGCCCGGGAGATTGTGTCTTCCAGCGCATCAAGATCTTTCCAGGGAACAAGCAGGTATTTTACCCGTACAATGGTGGAGATCTCACGATCGTACGCTGTAATAGCACAGATATACCCCGTAATAGTGGTCTGGGCCTTATAGTCCTGGCAGAAATCCTCGTACCGGTACTTTTCGGCAAGATCGGCAGCCTGATCGATCGCGGCAATAATGCCACGCAGCTGCCTGCAGGTGTCCTGTTTTTTCATGGTTACTAATGTCCGGAACTGACCCCGTCCTGCGGCAGCAGGTGCCTTCTCTTCTGGGGAGGAGGAATGGCCCTGTTCGCGCGGCAGGGGATCCCGGATACCTGCGTGATGTTGGAAAAGAGCGGCCAAATACTTTCTGAGGCTATTGAAACGGCGTATATTTCCCAGTGGTCATTCTCCCCCGTCACCTGGTGCAACCCCGTTAGGGCCGCATTTTTTTGCGCTTTTTTAATAGGAAAGAACCCCAAGTACAGGTATGGATTTTGCCACTGTCAGGAAATGGGTGATCTTCTTTCTGGGGATCCTTATTGCCATCGTTATAGCCAATGCGCTCTCGAATCTGATCACTGCTTACACCGGTCTTTCCGGCTGGGTGAACTTTGTGGTGGGCTTTGTCCTCTATGCGGTCATCTTCTTTGCCATCCTTTACGTGCTGGAAAAAGCCATTGGTATAGAATTTTTTGGGTTTGGGCGCGAATAAGGGCACATCATTGCAGCCAATTTTTTCCGGGAAGCCTGTATTTAAGGGAAAATATGCCCTGGCAGGGCCCGGTGCGTGATCGATAATCGCGGGGATCTAAAAAAAACCTGTAACCGGTTCTCCCGAAACGGTATACGAAACTATTAACACGATCACAGAGACGTAATTCTATGGATGCGAAAACGTCCTGCCTGCTCAAGGGGCTTGCAGGAGTTATCTTCGGCGGTCTTGCGCTGGTGGTGCCAGGGCCCCTTCTTGCCTTCTTTACCGGAATAATCCTGATCCTTCTTATTACGGGAATGGTCCTGTCTATCCTGATTGCCATCAGCTCCTCTGCAGAGGAATCATTTTTCTGGTTTTTGTGTGCAGTGGGCCTGCTCATTGTCGGGATAGTCGATCTGCTCTTCCCGGATTCGGTTTCGCTTATTTTCGCACTGGCCATTGCCGGGCTCGCATTCTATGCCGGCTACACCGGTGTAGCGTTTGCCCTGACCCGCCCGCAGACAAAATGGTATCTTGTGGGGAGCGTTGCCGCCGCTAGCGTGATCCTGTTCTCTGTTTTCCTTATATATGTCCCGTCCATGCAGTCACACCTGGTTATGACCGTTGTCGGGACAATCGCCCTTGTCCTTGGCCTTTTTGCTATCCTGACCGGAATAACCGTCAAAAACAGCGAGGAACTACCCCCGTCTCCCCGTACGCTTATCCTCAGCCGGATCAAGATAAACCCTGCGAACAAACCCGAAGAGAAATCCGGGGACCAGGTCTCCAAGTAACAATCCTGGTGCAGAGGTAATGAGCAGGCCGGCGTATGATGTCGTGGTTGCCGGTGCCGGGCCGGCTGGTTCTGCTGCCGCCCGTGCCTGTGCAGAGCAGGGGCTTTCGGTGCTCTGTGTGGAAGAGCAGGGAACCATCGGGTACCCGGTCCAGTGCGCCGGCCTCCTTTCCCGGGCAGCTTTCGAAGAATGTGCAGTTTCGCGGCGATCGATCCAGAATACCGTGACCGGCGCCCGGATCGTGCCTTCGTCCGGGCAACCTCTGACAATAAACGCCGGAGTCCCCAAGGCATATGTTGTTGACCGTGCCCTGCTTGATCGGGAGATGGCGCAGGCAGCAGCTGATGCGGGAGCAGAGTTCCGGCCCAAAACGGCGGTCTGCGGAATACAGGACGGGAAGGCGATAACCCGGGGGGCTAATGGGCATGAAGAGATTCCCTTTCGCATCCTGATCGCGGCGGATGGCCCGCGGGGTACAATAGCACGATCGCTTGGGTTTGCCCGGCCGCCGGTCTTTTTGGCCGGCATCCAGGCCGAGGGAGTTTTGCATAAGGAAATCGATCTGGTGGAACTGTACCCGGATGCATCCCCGGAATTCTTTGGGTGGGTCATTCCCAACGGTAATGGACGGGCAAGGGCCGGTCTGTGCGGGAAAGTGCAGGTCAAAGAACGCTTTGCCGCATTTCTCAAAAGAACCGGTCTTCAATCCGATCTGCACCTGGTCACCGGCACGATCCCTCTTGGTGTGATGCCTCGTACCTATGGACAACGGACGCTTTTTGTGGGAGATGCCGCCGGGTTTGCCAAACCTACCTCTGGCGGGGGGGTGTACACCGGTGTCCGGTCTGCCCGGCATGCCGCAGCGGTGGCAGCTGCCTGCTGCGAACAGGACTGCTTCTCCGATAGTGCGCTTGCAGAGTACGAGCGGCGCTGGCAGGAGGATATCGGGCGGGAACTCTCCATGGGGTACCGCCTTTTCCAGATGCGCCAGCACCTTCCGGCAGAAACTATAGACCAGATGATCCATGCAATGAGCGATCCGGCAATAGTGCAGGAAATCCTCCGGTACGGGGACATGGACCGGCCTGCAAAAATTGCCGGCATCCTGGTCCGGCATCCTTCGCTTTTCCGGTTCTTTTCGCCTCTTCTTCTTTCCGGTATTCGATCGTTTTTTTAATGAGATAAAATTTGTAAGAGCAAAAAACGGGCTTTGGAAAACTGACACGAAAATTGAGGAATTCAATCGCGCCTTTCAGCCCCTATTTTCATGACGGGACAGCCTTTTGGAAATAAAAGAGGCATTGATCTTCTGAAAGATTAGGGTAATCAGGTATATCGAAAATACTATGGTTGTGATGAAAAAACTCACCGGGTATGGCTCATAAAACGAGACAAAGAGCCCGATCCACGTTGCAATGAGCGCAATGAAAACGGATATCATTATCGCATTCAGGGGTCGTTTCGCTAACCGCTGAGCAATTGCTGCCGGTGTCACCATTAATGCAAAAATAAGGAGGACTCCGACGACCTGAACTGAGATCGATGTCGCCACTGCAACCAAAAGCATGAAAATTACTCCGAGGAAAAGGGTGGGCAGTCCTTTTGCCTCTGCCACGTCTTCATCAAGAGATGCAAATAAAAGCGGTCGGTACACGACAGCGGTTAACAAAAGAATTACCAGGCTCGCAACAAGTGTTACAAGGACATTGTTCCCGCTGATGCCCAGGATTTCTCCAAACAGGATAGAGTACGCTTCGGTTGCATACCCGCTATAGAGGCTGATGAACAGGACGCCCAGGCCAAGCATGAACGCCAAAACCGTTCCGATCTGAATATCCCGGGAAGCGGCACGCCGGCCAAGCAGCCCGATAGTAATGCCTCCCCCACTCGTAAACAGCAGGAGGCCTATGATTGGGTCGACCCCAATAAGAACGGCTCCGGCGGCCCCTGCAAACCCTATATGGGAAAGGGCATGTGCTGCAAACGACGAGCGACGGAGCACGACAAAATAGCCCACAATGCCTGCGATGATCGCAACAATTGTCCCGGCTTCAAAGGCATGCTGCATGAAGTCGTACTGCCACATCACCTGGAGATCGGATAACAGGTTAAAGCTAAAGGAAATATCAACCATAATGGCCCCGGTTTAATCGTAATGATGCTGGTTTTCTTCAGTGCCTATGACTGCGATCTGACCCCGGGAACCCCGCAGTACCTCAACCTGAACCCCGTATAACGCGGACAAGGCTTCGGAGGTCAGGACTTCATCCGGCTTCCCGATAGCAACCCTGCCGTTGGCGATATAGATCACTTTATCGAGAACCGGCAGGAGAGGATTTATGTTGTGGGCGATGAGCAACGCAGTCACATCGCGCGATCGAACCACATTATGGATAACCTGAACCAATTCCTGCTCACGCCGGATATCAAGATTCGACAGCGGTTCATCCAGTAATAGTAAATGTGGATTGCTTACCAGCGCTTCTGCAAGGAATACCCGCTGTAATTCTCCCCCCGATAATCCCCCAAGGGAACGATGTGCCAGATCTTCTGCTCCGACGGCTTTTAATGCATCAAACGCGATCTGGTGATCGTTCCGGGAAAATGGGTTCAATCCCCATTTATTGCCGGAAAATCCAAGCCGCACCAGTTCAAGGGATTCGAGCGTCGTATCGGCATCAATTACGTGCCTTTGCGGCACGTATCCGATATGCTCATTACCGCGTTTTGGCCGGGCATTAAATACTTTAATATTGCCTCGTATTGGTTGTTGTAACCCGAGAAGCAGACGAAACAGGGTCGTCTTACCCGACCCGTTGGGACCGATAATCGCAACAAATTCGCCATGTTCGATCGCAAAACTGGCGTTCTGCCAGACGGTATTTTCCTGGTATCCTGCGGTCAGGTTTTCTGCGGTGATAATCGGTGGAAGGTTGTCTTTCATGGATTAACTTCCCAGAGATTTTGCATTGAGCGCGTTCTGAAGAGAGATTAACTCTGCGTTCATCCAGTCCTGGAATGAGACATCGGGGGGTTGGATAGTCTCTGTTATACCAATAACAGGGATCCCCTGTTCTGAGGCCAGTTTCTTTATGTTATCAGTGAGCGGCGTAACTGTCTGCTGGTTATAGACAAGCACACTCACATTATCGCTCTGGAGCTGTGTTTCAAACTGGACAACACTGTCTGCCGGTGGATCGTTTCCTTCGGCCACAGCGTGAGTAAATGCCGGGGGTGAGACAAGATCCAGGCCGGTAGCGTTTGCCAGGTATTCAAAGATGGATTCGGTGGCTGCAACTTTCGTGCCCCCGAATTGCTGTTTGATCTCGCCGATCCGGTTCTGGTATTGGGACAGCGATACCTGCAGGTTGGCATAATTCTGCTCATAGTCTTTGGCATTGGACGGATCGATGGAAATAAGATCTAATTCCATCTGTTTTGTAGTCTCGTTCACGTAATCAGGGTTGTACCAGAAATGAGGATTATCGCCGTTCTGTTGTCCAATAAGATTGGCCACATTCAGCACTTTGGCATTCGGTTTGATCCCTGCCCCAATAAGTTTGTCAGCCCATTCATCGTATCCGGCACCGTTGACAACGATATAGTCTGCCGTTGCAAATGCACGCGCATTCGCAGTATTGCTTTCATACTCATGGGGATCGGCATTAGGATCTGAAACTATACTCAGCACCTGGACATGCGTCCCGCCAATCTGTGAAACCAGGCTGCCCCAGAAATTTTCAGCCGCAACAATCTGTATCTTTTGGGTTGTGTTGTTGAGAATAGAATTGGGAGGAGTCGCAACAGAATTTGACTGTGTACAACCCGCCACAATAATAAAAATAGCCATAATGATAAAAAATGTGATTCCTCCGATGGCGACATACGTTTTCGACTTCATTGTTTTCTGCCCTCTCAAGATGTATGATGTTGAGCAACTGCTTCGCTGGTTGTCCATATAATAATTATGCGAATTTTGGATATTGCCCAAAATTTAATTCAATGTTACATTCAGCCCAAAAAGATTCAAAAGCGCTTCCCTTTTCCGGAGATCATTCCTCAAGGCACCCGTCAGTATGCGTGATATCCCCGCATATCCCTTTGTTGGGATGTCCCATGGCCCGACACATCAGATCTATTGCATCCTTCGATACGAAACTCTCGAACCTTGAGACCTCAAGACATGCCTGTTCATGCGAAAGACCAAAATGCGTCATCGCCAAGGCGAGTATTCTGTGCCTTTTTATCAGGAATTCTGCTGTGATTTTTCCTTTTGCCGAAAGGGAGACCCCGTGATAGGGTGTGTAATCTAGAA
Proteins encoded in this window:
- a CDS encoding STAS domain-containing protein, encoding MEARSERKEGVLVFFINGRLDAFGAQQLDEWIKGALHDDDKELVLDLSGTTYLSSGGLRTFNMLKKEMKRRNGRFALAAVGEYPKKVLDMAGFSTILEIFPTTDAAVDDIRKKRRNPTLFNEIFYKKIEEEGISLTIEPGWMTSPPVLRITGDLSKVLHAKLTEADIKTRKFSEITYSLGLGALGADKKDAMLLLGEMITLYGSMVWLPTDGNNTPDFLTPLDAEADVPVYTGYNVTLDGPFNEYLALSVEEGKSVSIADIYRMIFAGARDRGIKSYKGVVAVAIWGVIDGLASSGIKKAPVAGTGLPGTATIMDPAISGEWMASDTGMSYKGDTLVSFGFGIDLAASITGFQPEDLDALYYANPASRAASKATYLHNHGVVFRGVPFDASLDLNTQVKKIVNDATFVDMRHLLDSTRLRRAKIGVAYIQEIVREP
- a CDS encoding META domain-containing protein, which translates into the protein MDDDEETAFEELEEEPVILPPAPMGPWFWAVMAMIGILLLMILYGQVQGITHPIEVNLTDTQWTLSSYADAQGTMVPVKDGAGSNISFGLPGDGTLRGMSGCTAYSYQYVRNATSIHISDGSIISGSCDDPGTGNATSLYFSDLTRASGLRFRSGQIFVSDAAGRPLLVFDLAGT
- a CDS encoding DUF308 domain-containing protein — encoded protein: MDAKTSCLLKGLAGVIFGGLALVVPGPLLAFFTGIILILLITGMVLSILIAISSSAEESFFWFLCAVGLLIVGIVDLLFPDSVSLIFALAIAGLAFYAGYTGVAFALTRPQTKWYLVGSVAAASVILFSVFLIYVPSMQSHLVMTVVGTIALVLGLFAILTGITVKNSEELPPSPRTLILSRIKINPANKPEEKSGDQVSK
- a CDS encoding geranylgeranyl reductase family protein; translation: MSRPAYDVVVAGAGPAGSAAARACAEQGLSVLCVEEQGTIGYPVQCAGLLSRAAFEECAVSRRSIQNTVTGARIVPSSGQPLTINAGVPKAYVVDRALLDREMAQAAADAGAEFRPKTAVCGIQDGKAITRGANGHEEIPFRILIAADGPRGTIARSLGFARPPVFLAGIQAEGVLHKEIDLVELYPDASPEFFGWVIPNGNGRARAGLCGKVQVKERFAAFLKRTGLQSDLHLVTGTIPLGVMPRTYGQRTLFVGDAAGFAKPTSGGGVYTGVRSARHAAAVAAACCEQDCFSDSALAEYERRWQEDIGRELSMGYRLFQMRQHLPAETIDQMIHAMSDPAIVQEILRYGDMDRPAKIAGILVRHPSLFRFFSPLLLSGIRSFF
- a CDS encoding metal ABC transporter permease, which translates into the protein MVDISFSFNLLSDLQVMWQYDFMQHAFEAGTIVAIIAGIVGYFVVLRRSSFAAHALSHIGFAGAAGAVLIGVDPIIGLLLFTSGGGITIGLLGRRAASRDIQIGTVLAFMLGLGVLFISLYSGYATEAYSILFGEILGISGNNVLVTLVASLVILLLTAVVYRPLLFASLDEDVAEAKGLPTLFLGVIFMLLVAVATSISVQVVGVLLIFALMVTPAAIAQRLAKRPLNAIMISVFIALIATWIGLFVSFYEPYPVSFFITTIVFSIYLITLIFQKINASFISKRLSRHENRG
- a CDS encoding metal ABC transporter ATP-binding protein, whose product is MKDNLPPIITAENLTAGYQENTVWQNASFAIEHGEFVAIIGPNGSGKTTLFRLLLGLQQPIRGNIKVFNARPKRGNEHIGYVPQRHVIDADTTLESLELVRLGFSGNKWGLNPFSRNDHQIAFDALKAVGAEDLAHRSLGGLSGGELQRVFLAEALVSNPHLLLLDEPLSNLDIRREQELVQVIHNVVRSRDVTALLIAHNINPLLPVLDKVIYIANGRVAIGKPDEVLTSEALSALYGVQVEVLRGSRGQIAVIGTEENQHHYD
- a CDS encoding metal ABC transporter solute-binding protein, Zn/Mn family, with amino-acid sequence MKSKTYVAIGGITFFIIMAIFIIVAGCTQSNSVATPPNSILNNTTQKIQIVAAENFWGSLVSQIGGTHVQVLSIVSDPNADPHEYESNTANARAFATADYIVVNGAGYDEWADKLIGAGIKPNAKVLNVANLIGQQNGDNPHFWYNPDYVNETTKQMELDLISIDPSNAKDYEQNYANLQVSLSQYQNRIGEIKQQFGGTKVAATESIFEYLANATGLDLVSPPAFTHAVAEGNDPPADSVVQFETQLQSDNVSVLVYNQQTVTPLTDNIKKLASEQGIPVIGITETIQPPDVSFQDWMNAELISLQNALNAKSLGS
- a CDS encoding metal-dependent transcriptional regulator — encoded protein: MHTDSGLELSPKKVEYIKFLTGKNGPVKTKDMAAGFGVDPSTITKTMSELTDDGFLDYTPYHGVSLSAKGKITAEFLIKRHRILALAMTHFGLSHEQACLEVSRFESFVSKDAIDLMCRAMGHPNKGICGDITHTDGCLEE